In Indicator indicator isolate 239-I01 chromosome 28, UM_Iind_1.1, whole genome shotgun sequence, one DNA window encodes the following:
- the LOC128976139 gene encoding general transcription factor 3C polypeptide 5-like, which translates to MEEHLSLHLGAAGPTRSSSQAAQAERWFHDTEQLSPSSPLALLKSCSEPQGRGPQGVGQSTAGRDPSGGEATAGRDPSGGEATAERDPSGGEATAERDPSGGEATAERDPSGGEATAGRDPSGVEATAERDPSGQEKTAERDPSGAAMAAGREWGERGSAVLELPRTPRLVCVEYPGLVRDVGAMLQTLGGEQGVSRIYADPAKRLELYFRPKDPYCHPVCANRFPTSTMLLKVRRRTKKKKQLDTEEQMQPEVEFEMEILGTVTTVYKFQGMSDFQYLAMHSGPHGKQTSMYDKVLMLKPEKEEFFNRELPLYIPPPIFSRLDTPVDYFYRPDIQHRSVPRLFSY; encoded by the exons ATGGAGGAGCATCTTAGTTTGCACCTTGGTGCTGCTGGTCCCACCcgctccagcagccaggctgcgcAGGCTGAGAGGTGGTTCCACGACACAGAACAactcagcccctcctctcctctcgccttgctgaagtcctgcT CGGAACCTCAGGGCCGGGGACCGCAGGGAGTGGGGCAGTCGACTGCCGGGAGGGACCCGAGTGGGGGGGAGGCGACTGCCGGGAGGGACCCGAGTGGAGGGGAGGCGACTGCGGAGAGGGACCCGAGTGGAGGGGAGGCGACTGCGGAGAGGGACCCGAGTGGAGGGGAGGCGACTGCGGAGAGGGACCCGAGTGGCGGGGAGGCGACTGCCGGGAGGGACCCGAGTGGGGTGGAGGCGACTGCCGAGAGGGACCCGAGTGGGCAGGAGAAGACTGCCGAGAGGGACCCGAGTGGGGCAGCGATGGCGGCGGGGAGGGAATGGGGTGAGCGGGGCTCGGCCGTGCTGGAGCTGCCCCGCACGCCGCGATTGGTGTGCGTGGAGTACCCGGGGCTGGTGCGGGACGTCGGGGCCATGCTGCAGACgctgggaggagagcagggggtGTCGCGG ATCTATGCCGACCCTGCCAAAAGGCTGGAGCTGTATTTTCGCCCCAAGGACCCTTACTGCCATCCCGTATGTGCCAATCGCTTCCCCACCTCCACCATgctgctcaaggtgaggaggaggacaaagaagaagaagcagttGGACACTGAAGAACAAATGCAGCCAGAAGTTGAgtttgaaatggaaattctTGGGACTGTCACCACCGTTTACAAATTTCAAG GAATGTCTGATTTCCAGTACCTGGCGATGCACTCTGGTCCCCATGGCAAGCAAACCTCCATGTATGACAAAGTCCTGATGCTCAAACCAGAGAAGGAAGAGTTCTTCAACAGAGAGTTACCTCTCTACATCCCACCACCCATTTTCTCACGTCTGGACACTCCTGTTGACTATTTTTATCGGCCAGATATTCAGCACCGGTCAGTGCCACGTCTCTTTAGCTACTAA